The Triticum aestivum cultivar Chinese Spring chromosome 7B, IWGSC CS RefSeq v2.1, whole genome shotgun sequence genome window below encodes:
- the LOC123157762 gene encoding citrate-binding protein produces the protein MALRALSWISVSLLVFLASWSCAAARGARAPKAADPTYGFTSVRLDESNFVLQRPYDEASGARYSFDGTVRKLWVLASDKPHARQSHTSPRTEIRMAGYDYSSGVWQFEGYGYVPSGTTGVSIMQVFGAGEMATTLMLHVYDGALRYYDRQLVEDAIYDRWFRLNVVHDVEASTLIIYIDGEQKLHVHGRGGDSHYFKFGVYAQNHDSSCMESRWKDIRIFKKQ, from the exons ATGGCTCTTCGCGCTCTCTCATGGATTAGTGTCTCTCTGCTTGTCTTCTTGGCGTCCTGGTCATGCGCTGCGGCCAGGGGCGCACGGGCACCAAAAGCCGCCGACCCAACCTATGGGTTCACGTCGGTGAGGCTCGACGAGAGCAACTTTGTGCTGCAGCGCCCCTACGACGAGGCGAGCGGCGCACGCTACAGCTTCGACGGCACCGTGCGGAAGCTCTGGGTGCTCGCCTCCGACAAGCCCCATGCCCGCCAGAGCCATACCAGCCCAAGAACTGAGATCAGGATGGCA GGCTACGACTACAGCTCCGGCGTGTGGCAGTTCGAGGGCTATGGTTACGTCCCCTCCGGCACCACAGGGGTGTCTATTATGCAGGTGTTCGGCGCCGGCGAGATGGCCACCACGCTAATGCTGCACGTCTATGATGGCGCGTTGCGGTACTACGACCGGCAGCTCGTGGAGGACGCCATCTATGATAGATGGTTCCGGCTGAACGTGGTCCATGATGTCGAGGCGTCGACGCTCATCATATACATCGACGGCGAGCAGAAGCTGCACGTACACGGCCGTGGAGGTGACTCTCACTACTTCAAGTTTGGTGTATATGCGCAGAACCATGACTCCAGCTGCATGGAGTCTCGCTGGAAGGACATCAGGATCTTCAAGAAGCAATAG